In Symphalangus syndactylus isolate Jambi chromosome 14, NHGRI_mSymSyn1-v2.1_pri, whole genome shotgun sequence, one DNA window encodes the following:
- the OXER1 gene encoding oxoeicosanoid receptor 1, with the protein MLCHRGGQLIVPIIPLCPEHSCRGRRLQNLLSGPWPKQPMELHNLSSPSPSLSSSVLPPSFPPSPTSTPSAFTTEGGSSGGPCHPTSSSLVSAFLAPILALEFVLGLVGNSLALFIFCIHTRPWTSNTVFLVSLVAADFLLISNLPLRVDYYLLHETWRFGAAACKVNLFMLSTNRTASVVFLTAIALNRYLKVVQPHHVLSRASVGAAARVAGGLWVGILLLNGHLLLGTFSGPSCLSYSVGTKPSASLRWHQALYLLEFFLPLALILFAIVSIGLTIRNRGLGGQAGPQRAMRVLAMVVAVYTICFLPSIIFGMASMVAFWLSACRSLDLCTQLFHGSLAFTYLNSVLDPVLYCFSSPNFLHQSRALLGLTRGWQGPVSDESSYQPSRQWRYREASRKVEAIGKLKVQGDVSLEKEGSSQG; encoded by the coding sequence ATGTTGTGTCACCGTGGTGGCCAGCTGATAGTGCCAATCATCCCACTTTGCCCTGAGCATTCCTGCAGGGGTAGAAGACTCCAGAACCTTCTCTCAGGTCCATGGCCCAAGCAGCCCATGGAACTTCATAACCTgagctctccctctccctctctctcctcctctgttctccctccctccttccctccctcacccACCTCCACTCCCTCTGCCTTTACCACTGAGGGGGGATCCTCTGGAGGGCCCTGCCACCCCACCTCTTCCTCGTTGGTGTCTGCCTTCCTGGCACCGATCCTGGCCCTGGAGTTTGTCCTGGGCCTGGTGGGGAACAGCTTGGCCCTCTTCATCTTCTGCATCCACACGCGGCCCTGGACCTCCAACACGGTGTTCCTGGTCAGCCTGGTGGCCGCTGACTTCCTCCTGATCAGCAACCTGCCCCTCCGCGTGGACTACTACCTCCTCCATGAGACCTGGCGCTTTGGGGCTGCTGCCTGCAAAGTCAACCTCTTCATGCTGTCCACCAACCGCACGGCCAGCGTCGTCTTCCTCACAGCCATCGCGCTCAACCGCTACCTGAAGGTGGTGCAGCCCCACCACGTGCTGAGCCGTGCTTCTGTAGGGGCAGCTGCCCGGGTGGCCGGGGGACTCTGGGTGGGCATCCTGCTCCTCAACGGGCACCTGCTCCTGGGCACCTTCTCCggcccctcctgcctcagctacagTGTGGGCACGAAGCCCTCGGCCTCGCTCCGCTGGCACCAGGCACTGTACCTGCTGGAGTTCTTCCTGCCACTGGCGCTCATCCTCTTCGCCATCGTGAGCATTGGGCTCACCATCCGGAACCGTGGCCTGGGCGGGCAGGCAGGCCCGCAGAGGGCCATGCGCgtgctggccatggtggtggccGTCTACACCATCTGCTTCCTGCCCAGCATCATCTTTGGCATGGCTTCCATGGTGGCCTTCTGGCTGTCCGCCTGCCGCTCCCTGGACCTCTGCACACAGCTCTTCCATGGCTCCCTGGCCTTCACCTACCTCAACAGCGTCCTGGACCCCGTGCTCTACTGCTTCTCTAGCCCCAACTTCCTCCACCAAAGCCGGGCCTTGCTGGGCCTCACGCGGGGCTGGCAGGGCCCAGTGAGCGACGAGAGCTCCTACCAACCCTCCAGGCAGTGGCGCTACCGGGAGGCCTCTAGGAAGGTGGAGGCCATAGGGAAGCTGAAAGTGCAGGGCGACGTCTCTCTGGAAAAGGAAGGCTCCTCCCAGGGCTGA